In the genome of Coriobacteriia bacterium, the window AGGTGGTGCGCCGATTCAACGGCGTCTACGGCGAGCTGCTGACCGAGCCGCAGGCCAAGGTCGCCGAGGAGGGCGCGCGCGTGCCGGGCACCGACGGTCGCAAGATGTCCAAGTCCTACGGCAACGCCATCTACATCTCGGAGACCGAGGAGGAGACGGCGTCGAAGGTGATGGGGATGCTCACCGACCCGGCGCGCAAGCTCAAGACCGACCCGGGCGACCCAGACGTCTGCCCGCTCCAGCAGATCCACAAGCTGGTGGGGGAGCCGGACGTGGTCGCGGAGTTCGACGCGTGCTGCCGTACGGCGGAGTGCGGGTGCGTGGCGCACAAGCGTGAGCTCGTGGAGGACCTCAACGCGTACCTGCGCCCGTTCCGCACCCGGCGCGACGAGCTCGGGGCGGACCCGTCCTTCGCCTGGGACGTCCTGGCCGAGGGCGCCTCGCGGGTGCGCCCGGCGGTCGAGGAGCTGATGTCCTCGGTGCGCCGGGCGATGCACGTCGACGCGGACGCGTAGGAGCGCCCCGTGTCGTACCGCGTCAGCACCGAGGTCTTCGAAGGGCCGTTCGACCTGCTGCTGCACCTGGTCTCCAAGCAGAAGCTCGACGTCAGCGCGATCTCGATCTCCGACGTCGCCGACCAGTACCTGGCCTACGTGGACCGGATGCGCGAGCTGGACCTGGACGTGGCGAGCGACTTCCTGCTCGTGGCCGCGACGCTGCTGGAGATCAAGGCGGCGGGCCTGCTGCCCTCCGAGGAGACCGTCGAGCTGGAGGAGTTCGAGGACCTCTCGCCCGAGGAGGCGCGAGAGCTGCTGATCGCGCGTCTGCTCGCCTACAAACAGTTCAAGAACGTGGCGGCCGAGCTCGCGGCGCGCATGGAGTCCACCGCGCGGACGCACCCCCGGCAGGCCGGGCTCGAGGAGCCCTTCCTCGGGCTCATGCCGGATTTCCTGGAAGGCGTGACCCTGCACGGCCTGGCGGTGGTCTGCGCCGACCTCGAGCACCGGCGACGCACGTTCCTGCTGGAGGCCGAGCACGTCGCTGCGGCGCCGATAAGCCTGGAGCTGCACGTCGCCGGGGTCGAGCGGGCGCTGAGGGGCCGGCGCGGCCCGACGCGCTTCACGGAGCTGCTGTCCTCGGCGACTCCCGAGGAGGTCGTGGTGACGCTGCTGGCCGTGCTGGAGCTGTACAAGCGCGGCAGGGCGGACGTCCGGCAGGAGGCGCTCTTCGGCGAGATCGAGGTCGTGCTCGTGGAGGAGGTGGCGTAGGCGGTGACGTTCGAGGAGAACCTGCGCGGCGCCGTGGAGGCGATGCTGTTCGTCTCGGACGAGCCGGTCTCGGCGTCGCGGATGGCCAAGGTGCTCGAGGCCGACGCGGGGGAGGTGGAGACGACACTGCGCTCGCTGGCCGAGGAGTACCGCGACGCCGAGCGGGGCTTCCAGTTGCGCGAGGTGGCCGGCGGATGGCGCCTGTACACGCACCCCGCCTACCACGAGGCCGTAGAGAGCTACGTGCTGTCGTGGGACACGAGGCGGCTCTCGCAAGCGTCCCTCGAGGCGCTCGCCGTGATCGCGTACCACCAGCCCGTGACCCGATCCGGCGTGAACGCGGTGCGCGGGGTGAACTCCGAGGGGGTGATCTCCTCGCTCGTGGACAAGGGGCTGGTGCGCGAGGTCGGGCGCGACCGCGACGCCGGCAACGCCATACTGTACGCGACGACGCGCGCCTTCCTGGAGAAGTTCGGTCTGAAGGACCTCACGGAACTGCCTCCGCTGGAGGAGTTCTCCCCGGACCCGGAGACCGAGTCGGCGATCAAGGAGCGCCTCAGCGCCATGCGGGGGCCGGCCCTGGAAGCCGAGGACGACGACGAGCTCGCCGAGGTCGACTAGGGCGTGGGCGGACGCAGGGAGGAACGCGGGCGCGCGGGGGAGACGCCGGTGACCATGCGGCTGCAGCGCTTCCTGTCGCGCGCGGGGGCCGCTTCCAGGCGGGGCGCCGAGGACCTCATGACCGCGGGCCGCGTGACGGTGAACGGCGCGGTCGTCACCGAGCTGGGCGCGAAGGTGGACCCGGCGGCGGACACGGTGGCCGTCGACGGACGGCCCGTGGTACTCGGCGAGGGCCCGTACCACTACGTGCTCGACAAGCCGGCGGGGTACCTCACGACGATGTCGGACCCCCGCGGGCGACCGACGGTCGCGGAGCTCCTGCCGCGCCTGGCCGACGGGACCGTCCCGCCGGGTCTGTTCCCCGTCGGGCGGCTGGACAAGGACACCACCGGCCTGCTGCTGCTCACGAGCGACGGGGAGCTCGGGCACCGTTTGGCGCACCCGCGCTTCCACGTGCCCAAGACGTACCTCGCCGTGGTGCGCGGCGAGCTGCGCGAGCCCGACGCCGAGCGGCTGCGGCGCGGGGTGATGCTGGAGGACGGGCCGACGCAGCCCGCCGAGGTCCGGCTGCTGCACTCCGGCCCGGACCGCTCGGAGGCGGAGATCACGATCCGGGAGGGACGCAAGCGCCAGGTGAGGCGTATGCTCGACGCTGTCGGCCATCCGGTGCTGGGACTGCGCCGGACGCGGTTCGGGCCCGTGGAGGCCGGCGGGCTCGGTCCCGGTCAGGCTCGCCCGCTCATGCCCGAGGAGGTCGCGGCGTTGCGCGAGGCGGCGGGATCGGGAGGGGAGGCGTAGTGCTGTACGTGCTCACGGGAGGCGCGCGTTCGGGCAAGTCCTCCGCCGCCGAGGGGCTGGCCGCCGAGCTCGGAGGCGCCGTCGTCGTCGCCGCGGCGGGGTCGGCCGCGGGCGACGAGGAGATGGCGGCACGGATCGAGGCGCATCGTGAGGCGCGCCCGAAGGCATGGCGCGTTCGGGAGGTCCGGGACGCGGGCGCCTGGACGCCAGGGGCGCGACCAGGGGAGACGGTCGTGCTGGAGTGCCTCGGCACGCTGCTGGGCCGGTTGATGGACGAGACGGCGGCGCGCGGGGCGCTCGCCGGCCCGTGGGACGCCGAGGCGCTGCCCGAGGAGTTCGCCGACGAGGTCGAGGCGCGGATGAACGCGGTCACCGAGGCGTGCGCCGCCGCCGCCGGTTCACGCGACCGCCACCTGGTCGTGGTGACGAACGAGGTGGGTGACGGAGTCGTGCCGGCGCACGCGTCGGGTCGGCTCTTCCGCGACGTGCTCGGGCGCGCCAACCGGCGGCTGGTCGAGGCGGCGGACGCCGCTTGGTTGGTGGTAGCCGGGCGTTGCCTGGACCTGAAGAGCCTGCCGGCGGTCGCAGCGCCGACGGCGCGAGAGGAGACGTAGGTGACGAGGGACCGACGACGAGTGCTGGCCGAGGCGTGCGCGGCCGTCCGGCCGGCCGACACCGGGGTCGAGGAGTCCGCCTGGGCGCGGCTCGACTCGCTCACCAAGCCCCCGAGGAGCCTCGGCCGGTTGGAGGAGCTCGCGGCGCGGCTCTCGGCCATCACGGGGAGCGTGCCGCCGGTCCTCGGCGAGAAGGCCGTGCTCGTGGCCGCCGCGGACCACGGCGTGGTCGCAAGGGGGGTGGCCGCGTACCCGCAGGAGGTCACGCGCCAGATGACCGCGAACTTCGCCGCCGGCGGGGCGGCGATCAACGCGATCGCGCGTAGCGTGGGGGCTCGTCTGGTCGTCGCCGACGTTGGGGTGCGGGCCGGCGACGTCCCCGAAGGCGTGCGCGACCTGCGGGTCGCCGCCGGCACGCGCGACATGACGGCCGGCCCCGCGATGAGCGGGGACGAGGCGCTCGCAGCGATCTGCGCCGGGATCGGCCTGGCACGGGAGCTCGTCGACGACGGCGTAGGCGTGCTGGGGCTGGGCGAGATGGGGATCGGCAACACGACCGCGGCGGCCGCGCTGGTGGCGGCGTTCGCGGGTGCGGGGCCGGAGCACGTGGCGGGGCCGGGGACGGGCTTGGACGCCGAGGGAGTGGCCCGCAAGGCCGCGGTGGTGCGCGCCGCGCTGGAGCGCAACGGCGCCGACGGCCGCGACCCGCTGGCGACGCTGGCGGGCGTGGGCGGCCTGGAGATAGCGACGTTGGCCGGAGCCGCCATCGGCGCCGCCGGACGCGGGTGCGTGACCGTGGCCGATGGCTTCGTCTCGACGGCCGCCGTGGTGGCCGCCGCGGCGATGTGTCCCGCGCTACGCGAGCGAGTCGTGGCGTCGCACCTCTCGCCGGAGCCCGGTCACGCCGTGGCGCTGCGCTGGCTCGCGCTCGAGCCGCTGCTGGACCTGCGAATGCGCCTCGGCGAGGGCACCGGGGCGGCACTGGCCATGCCGGCGATCGAGGCCGCCGCGGCCGTCCTGCGCGACATGGCGAGCTTCGAGGAGGCAGGCGTGTCCGGTGGGGGCGTAGGGTGACCGCGGCCCGAGGAGCGCTCGCCGCGCTGGCGCTGCTGACCCGGGTCCCGGTGCCCCGGCATCCCGCGCCGGGCCCGGGCGCAGTGGGCTGGTTCGGGCCCGTCGGTCTGCTCCTGGGGTCCTCGGCCGCGCTGCCGGCTTGGCTCGCGCTTCGATGGGGCTGGCGCGGTCAGGCCTCGATGATCGCCGCGGTGCTCGTCGTGGCGTGGTGGGCGTGGGGCACGCGGATGCTGCACTGGGACGGGCTGGCCGACGCGGCGGACGCCGCGTGGGGGGCGGCCGATCCGGCATCCCGCCTCGCCGTGATGGCCGACACCCGCACGGGCGCGTTCGGCGCCACCGCCGTGGCACTCGTCGCGCTCGGACAGGCATCCGCGATCGGTGCGTCGCTGACGGCGGGCCGCGTGTGGCCGCTCGTGCTCGCTCCCGTGCTCGGGCGGAGCGCGGCCTCGCTCCTGGTCTGGGGGCTTCGCCCGGCGCGCTCCGGGGGGCTCGGCGCCGCGCTCGCCGGCCCCGCGCCCGTCGGAGGCGTGCTCGCCTCGTCGGCCGCCGTCGCCGTCGCCGTGGCGCTCGTGCGGCTGGAGGAGCCCTCCGCCGCGGCGGCCGCGGCGTTCACGGGGCTGGCCGTCGCGATAGCCGTGCCCTTCGTCGTGGCGCGGCCGTTCCGGGGATACACCGGCGACGTGCTCGGAGCCTCGGTCCTGCTTGTCGAGACGGCGGCGTTGATGATCGCGGGGATCCTCTAGGCGATGGGAGGCGACGGGGATACGACGACGCGGCGGGTGCTGATCGCGCGGCATCCCGAGACCGTCGCGAACCGCGAGGGGCGCTACATCGCCGAGGCGGATTCGCCCTACACGCCCCGAGGGGCGCGGCAGGCCGCCTCCCTGGCCCGCTGCATCGGGGCCTTCCGCCCCGACGCGGTGCTCGCCTCGCCCGCGCGGCGGGCCTTGGAGCCGGCGAGCTCAGGCGCGGCCGCGGCGGGCGCACGCCTGTTGGTCGAGGAGCGGCTCCGCGAGGTGGGCTGGGGGGACGCCGAGGGGCTCACCTACGCGGAGGTGCGGCGCGCCGGCGTACCGATGGACTACCTCGGCGGCCCGGATGCGGGGGAGATCGCCGGCGGCGGCGAGAGCTGGGCCTCGTTCACCCGTCGCATCCGGGAGGCCGCGGGACTCATCGCGGAGGCGGGGGAGAGGGTCGCCGTCGTCACCCACGGGGGTGTGGTCCGCGCCCTGCTGGTGACCTGGCTCGGGTTGCCGGCGGAAGCGGCATGGCGCTTCGCGATCCGTCCGGCGTCGGTCACCGTCGTCAAGCTCGCCGACGGGCACGGGGCGCTGGAGGTCTTCGGCATGACGCCCGGTACGTGCGTCCGCACGCCGGGGAGGGACTGACCCCCTCGCTCCGCCCGCCTGGGCGTCCCGCCCCTGAGACCGCTTGCCACCGCGCGCCCCCCTGCGGGAGAATCCTTCGCAACCT includes:
- a CDS encoding histidine phosphatase family protein — encoded protein: MGGDGDTTTRRVLIARHPETVANREGRYIAEADSPYTPRGARQAASLARCIGAFRPDAVLASPARRALEPASSGAAAAGARLLVEERLREVGWGDAEGLTYAEVRRAGVPMDYLGGPDAGEIAGGGESWASFTRRIREAAGLIAEAGERVAVVTHGGVVRALLVTWLGLPAEAAWRFAIRPASVTVVKLADGHGALEVFGMTPGTCVRTPGRD
- the scpB gene encoding SMC-Scp complex subunit ScpB, giving the protein MLFVSDEPVSASRMAKVLEADAGEVETTLRSLAEEYRDAERGFQLREVAGGWRLYTHPAYHEAVESYVLSWDTRRLSQASLEALAVIAYHQPVTRSGVNAVRGVNSEGVISSLVDKGLVREVGRDRDAGNAILYATTRAFLEKFGLKDLTELPPLEEFSPDPETESAIKERLSAMRGPALEAEDDDELAEVD
- a CDS encoding rRNA pseudouridine synthase, with the translated sequence MRLQRFLSRAGAASRRGAEDLMTAGRVTVNGAVVTELGAKVDPAADTVAVDGRPVVLGEGPYHYVLDKPAGYLTTMSDPRGRPTVAELLPRLADGTVPPGLFPVGRLDKDTTGLLLLTSDGELGHRLAHPRFHVPKTYLAVVRGELREPDAERLRRGVMLEDGPTQPAEVRLLHSGPDRSEAEITIREGRKRQVRRMLDAVGHPVLGLRRTRFGPVEAGGLGPGQARPLMPEEVAALREAAGSGGEA
- a CDS encoding bifunctional adenosylcobinamide kinase/adenosylcobinamide-phosphate guanylyltransferase is translated as MLYVLTGGARSGKSSAAEGLAAELGGAVVVAAAGSAAGDEEMAARIEAHREARPKAWRVREVRDAGAWTPGARPGETVVLECLGTLLGRLMDETAARGALAGPWDAEALPEEFADEVEARMNAVTEACAAAAGSRDRHLVVVTNEVGDGVVPAHASGRLFRDVLGRANRRLVEAADAAWLVVAGRCLDLKSLPAVAAPTAREET
- a CDS encoding adenosylcobinamide-GDP ribazoletransferase — its product is MTAARGALAALALLTRVPVPRHPAPGPGAVGWFGPVGLLLGSSAALPAWLALRWGWRGQASMIAAVLVVAWWAWGTRMLHWDGLADAADAAWGAADPASRLAVMADTRTGAFGATAVALVALGQASAIGASLTAGRVWPLVLAPVLGRSAASLLVWGLRPARSGGLGAALAGPAPVGGVLASSAAVAVAVALVRLEEPSAAAAAAFTGLAVAIAVPFVVARPFRGYTGDVLGASVLLVETAALMIAGIL
- the trpS gene encoding tryptophan--tRNA ligase, whose product is MTRKRILTGYRPTGRLTLGHWFGNLTSMRELQEEYEAYYFVADWHALTSDWADTSGVRRFTEEMVLDWVAAGIDPAKATIYRQSDVPEVAELTLYLAMVTPMPWLERVPSYKEQREQITDKDLGNVGFFVYPLLQAADITIVRGDVVPVGEDQLPHLELTREVVRRFNGVYGELLTEPQAKVAEEGARVPGTDGRKMSKSYGNAIYISETEEETASKVMGMLTDPARKLKTDPGDPDVCPLQQIHKLVGEPDVVAEFDACCRTAECGCVAHKRELVEDLNAYLRPFRTRRDELGADPSFAWDVLAEGASRVRPAVEELMSSVRRAMHVDADA
- the cobT gene encoding nicotinate-nucleotide--dimethylbenzimidazole phosphoribosyltransferase, yielding MLAEACAAVRPADTGVEESAWARLDSLTKPPRSLGRLEELAARLSAITGSVPPVLGEKAVLVAAADHGVVARGVAAYPQEVTRQMTANFAAGGAAINAIARSVGARLVVADVGVRAGDVPEGVRDLRVAAGTRDMTAGPAMSGDEALAAICAGIGLARELVDDGVGVLGLGEMGIGNTTAAAALVAAFAGAGPEHVAGPGTGLDAEGVARKAAVVRAALERNGADGRDPLATLAGVGGLEIATLAGAAIGAAGRGCVTVADGFVSTAAVVAAAAMCPALRERVVASHLSPEPGHAVALRWLALEPLLDLRMRLGEGTGAALAMPAIEAAAAVLRDMASFEEAGVSGGGVG
- a CDS encoding segregation/condensation protein A; this encodes MSYRVSTEVFEGPFDLLLHLVSKQKLDVSAISISDVADQYLAYVDRMRELDLDVASDFLLVAATLLEIKAAGLLPSEETVELEEFEDLSPEEARELLIARLLAYKQFKNVAAELAARMESTARTHPRQAGLEEPFLGLMPDFLEGVTLHGLAVVCADLEHRRRTFLLEAEHVAAAPISLELHVAGVERALRGRRGPTRFTELLSSATPEEVVVTLLAVLELYKRGRADVRQEALFGEIEVVLVEEVA